A section of the Streptomyces sp. Je 1-369 genome encodes:
- a CDS encoding DUF2752 domain-containing protein, which yields MTAEPGSAAPALLTRLLVPAGLLASVAGAFAYVGAVDPNEPGHYPACPLLRLTGIYCPGCGGLRSAHAFIHGDLTTALGANALAVAGYVLFAALWTVWVIRTVRGRPLRIALGTAQLWGVGALVTVFTLTRNLPFGSWLHP from the coding sequence GTGACCGCCGAACCCGGGAGCGCCGCGCCCGCCCTCCTGACCCGTCTGCTCGTCCCCGCGGGCCTGCTCGCCTCGGTCGCCGGAGCCTTCGCCTACGTCGGCGCCGTCGACCCGAACGAACCCGGCCACTACCCCGCCTGCCCGCTGCTGCGCCTCACCGGCATCTACTGCCCCGGCTGCGGCGGCCTGCGCAGCGCGCACGCCTTCATCCACGGCGACCTCACGACGGCCCTCGGCGCCAACGCGCTCGCCGTCGCCGGGTACGTCCTCTTCGCCGCGCTGTGGACCGTGTGGGTGATCCGCACGGTGCGCGGGCGGCCCTTGCGGATCGCGCTGGGGACGGCTCAGCTGTGGGGCGTCGGCGCCCTCGTGACGGTTTTCACCCTGACGCGCAATCTGCCGTTCGGGTCATGGCTGCATCCCTGA
- a CDS encoding HGxxPAAW family protein, protein MAHGHGHTPAAWTGSIIAFVGFCVAGVFMVMANVPGFWAGIALTLIGAAVGGAMRLAGLGQEKRPHRQAASARS, encoded by the coding sequence ATGGCGCACGGCCACGGACACACCCCGGCTGCCTGGACCGGTTCCATCATCGCCTTCGTCGGATTCTGCGTCGCGGGCGTCTTCATGGTGATGGCCAACGTGCCCGGCTTCTGGGCAGGCATCGCGCTCACCCTCATCGGTGCTGCCGTGGGCGGCGCCATGCGCCTCGCGGGCCTCGGCCAGGAGAAGCGTCCGCACCGCCAGGCGGCGAGCGCCCGGAGCTGA
- a CDS encoding TIGR02234 family membrane protein gives MTSAVPPPRTEDTSESPAQRSSRRSIAVALLLGAVGAALALLASRQAWAHGTASVAGGELPLTAKGSDVTGVPAALAIVGLAALVAVFAVRRAGRFLVSLLLTLSGGGIVAAALLGADDSGALDEKAATASGDAATTIGDLSHTGWPYAAAAAGALIFLAGLLALTYGRSWPAMSGRYERDGTPTPRKARRAPDPERPEELWKALDRGEDPTRGT, from the coding sequence GTGACTTCAGCCGTACCTCCGCCCCGTACCGAGGACACGTCCGAGAGCCCGGCCCAGCGCAGCAGCAGACGCAGCATCGCTGTCGCGCTGCTGCTCGGCGCCGTCGGCGCGGCCCTCGCGCTCCTCGCCTCCCGCCAGGCCTGGGCCCACGGCACCGCGTCGGTGGCCGGCGGCGAGCTGCCGCTGACCGCCAAGGGCAGCGACGTCACCGGCGTGCCCGCGGCCCTCGCGATCGTGGGCCTCGCCGCCCTCGTCGCGGTCTTCGCGGTCCGCCGCGCAGGCCGCTTCCTCGTCTCGCTGCTGCTCACGCTCAGCGGCGGCGGCATCGTGGCCGCCGCCCTCCTCGGCGCCGACGACAGCGGCGCCCTCGACGAGAAGGCCGCCACCGCGTCCGGCGACGCCGCCACCACCATCGGCGACCTCTCGCACACCGGCTGGCCCTACGCCGCGGCCGCCGCGGGCGCGCTGATCTTCCTCGCGGGCCTCCTCGCCCTCACCTACGGCCGCTCGTGGCCCGCCATGTCGGGGCGCTACGAACGCGACGGCACGCCCACCCCCCGCAAGGCGCGCCGCGCCCCGGACCCGGAGCGGCCCGAGGAGCTGTGGAAGGCCCTCGACCGCGGCGAGGACCCGACGCGCGGAACATGA
- a CDS encoding anthranilate synthase component I, with protein MDLETFRKLASDRRVIPVSRKLLADGDTPVGLYRKLAAERPGTFLLESAENGRSWSRYSFVGVRSAAALTVRDGEAHWLGTPPVGVPTSGDPLAALRATIDILHTPRDVVSAHGLPPFTGGMVGYLGYDIVRRLEKIGPGERDDLRLPELTMLLTSDLAVLDHWDGSVLLIANAINHNDLETGIDEAYADAVARLDAMETDLSRPVSQPPAALPPSELPACTALWGGEQYQEAVEDIKERIRAGEAFQVVPSQRFETPCTATPLDVYRVLRATNPSPYMYLFRFDGFDVVGSSPEALVKVEDGRAMVHPIAGTRHRGATPQEDQALADELLADPKERAEHLMLVDLGRNDLGRVCEPGSVEVVDFMSIEKYSHVMHIVSTVTGQVAQGRTAFDVLTACFPAGTLSGAPKPRAMQIIDELEPSRRGLYGGCVGYLDFAGDSDTAIAIRTALLRDGTAYVQAGAGVVADSDPVAEDTECRNKAAAVLRAIHTANRLHDRSSGEG; from the coding sequence ATGGACCTCGAGACCTTCCGCAAGCTGGCGTCCGACCGCCGCGTCATCCCCGTCAGCCGCAAGCTCCTCGCGGACGGCGACACCCCCGTCGGCCTCTACCGCAAACTCGCCGCCGAGCGCCCTGGCACGTTCCTCCTCGAATCCGCGGAGAACGGCCGATCGTGGTCCCGGTACTCCTTCGTCGGCGTCCGCAGCGCCGCCGCCCTCACCGTCCGCGACGGCGAGGCCCACTGGCTCGGCACCCCGCCCGTCGGCGTACCCACCTCCGGCGACCCGCTCGCCGCACTGCGCGCCACCATCGACATACTGCACACCCCCCGCGACGTCGTCAGCGCCCACGGCCTGCCGCCCTTCACCGGCGGCATGGTCGGCTACCTCGGCTACGACATCGTGCGCCGCCTGGAGAAGATCGGCCCGGGGGAGCGGGACGACCTGCGACTCCCCGAGCTGACCATGCTCCTCACCAGCGACCTCGCCGTCCTCGACCACTGGGACGGCTCGGTGCTCCTGATCGCCAACGCGATCAACCACAACGACCTGGAGACGGGGATCGACGAGGCGTACGCCGACGCGGTCGCCCGCCTCGACGCCATGGAGACCGACCTCTCCCGGCCCGTCTCCCAGCCCCCGGCCGCCCTGCCGCCCTCCGAGCTTCCCGCCTGCACCGCCCTGTGGGGCGGCGAGCAGTACCAGGAAGCCGTCGAGGACATCAAGGAACGCATCCGGGCCGGCGAGGCCTTCCAGGTCGTCCCCTCGCAGCGCTTCGAGACCCCGTGCACGGCAACCCCGCTGGACGTCTACCGCGTCCTGCGCGCCACCAACCCCTCGCCGTACATGTACCTCTTCCGCTTCGACGGGTTCGACGTCGTCGGCTCGTCGCCCGAGGCCCTCGTCAAGGTCGAGGACGGCCGCGCCATGGTCCACCCCATCGCGGGGACCCGGCACCGCGGCGCCACCCCGCAGGAGGACCAGGCGCTCGCCGACGAACTGCTCGCCGACCCCAAGGAGCGCGCCGAGCACCTGATGCTCGTCGACCTCGGCCGCAACGACCTGGGCCGCGTCTGCGAGCCGGGCTCCGTCGAGGTCGTCGACTTCATGTCGATCGAGAAGTACTCCCACGTCATGCACATCGTGTCGACGGTCACCGGACAGGTCGCCCAGGGCCGCACCGCCTTCGACGTGCTCACCGCCTGCTTCCCCGCGGGCACCCTCTCCGGCGCCCCCAAACCCCGCGCCATGCAGATCATCGACGAGCTGGAACCGTCCCGCCGCGGGCTCTACGGAGGCTGTGTCGGCTACCTCGACTTCGCCGGCGACTCCGACACCGCCATCGCCATCCGCACCGCCCTGCTCCGCGACGGCACGGCATACGTGCAGGCCGGAGCCGGGGTCGTCGCCGACTCCGACCCCGTCGCCGAGGACACCGAGTGCCGCAACAAGGCCGCCGCGGTGCTCCGCGCCATCCACACGGCGAACCGCCTGCACGACCGTTCGAGCGGTGAGGGATAG
- the hisI gene encoding phosphoribosyl-AMP cyclohydrolase produces MTSVPPPSSNLDPDIAARLRRSADGLVPAIAQQYDTGEVLMLGWMDDEALHRTLTTGRCTYWSRSRQEYWVKGDTSGHFQYVKEVALDCDADTVLVQVDQIGAACHTGTRTCFDTDVLPVLPVPGEPAPGQ; encoded by the coding sequence ATGACCAGCGTGCCCCCGCCCAGCAGCAACCTCGACCCGGACATCGCCGCGCGCCTCAGGCGCAGCGCCGACGGACTCGTCCCCGCCATCGCCCAGCAGTACGACACCGGTGAGGTGCTCATGCTCGGCTGGATGGACGACGAGGCGCTGCACCGCACCCTCACCACCGGCCGCTGCACCTACTGGTCCCGCAGCCGCCAGGAGTACTGGGTCAAGGGCGACACCTCCGGGCACTTCCAGTACGTCAAGGAGGTCGCGCTCGACTGCGACGCGGACACCGTCCTCGTCCAGGTCGACCAGATCGGCGCGGCCTGCCACACCGGCACCCGCACCTGCTTCGACACCGACGTGCTGCCCGTCCTGCCCGTGCCCGGCGAGCCCGCCCCCGGTCAGTAG
- a CDS encoding TIGR03085 family metal-binding protein: MSTHAKRERLLLADLLEAEGPEAPTLCEGWRARDLAAHVVVRERRADAAGGLLIKQLAPRLERVQAEFAAKPYEELIQLIRTGPPRFSPFALKQIDELSNAVEFYIHTEDVRRARPDWTPRELDPVFADTLWSRLERSARLAGRKAPVGLVLRRPDGQTAVAHRGAPVVTVTGEPSELLMYVYGRQDVADVELDGDKQAIATLHDSKQLGL, from the coding sequence ATGTCGACCCATGCGAAGCGTGAACGACTTCTCCTTGCCGATCTGTTGGAAGCGGAGGGTCCGGAGGCGCCCACCCTGTGCGAGGGCTGGAGGGCGCGTGACCTGGCGGCGCACGTGGTGGTGCGGGAGCGCCGCGCGGACGCGGCGGGCGGGCTCCTGATCAAGCAGCTCGCGCCGCGCCTGGAGCGGGTGCAGGCCGAGTTCGCCGCGAAGCCGTACGAGGAACTGATCCAGCTGATCCGTACGGGTCCGCCACGGTTCTCCCCCTTCGCCCTCAAGCAGATCGACGAGCTGTCGAACGCCGTCGAGTTCTACATCCACACGGAGGACGTGCGCCGCGCGCGGCCCGACTGGACGCCGCGCGAGCTCGATCCGGTCTTCGCGGACACCCTCTGGTCCCGCCTGGAGCGCTCGGCCCGCCTGGCGGGCCGCAAGGCCCCGGTGGGCCTGGTGCTGCGCCGCCCGGACGGTCAGACGGCGGTGGCGCACCGGGGCGCGCCGGTGGTGACGGTGACGGGTGAGCCGTCGGAACTGCTGATGTACGTGTACGGCAGGCAGGACGTCGCGGACGTGGAGCTGGACGGCGACAAGCAGGCGATCGCCACGCTGCACGATTCGAAGCAGCTGGGCCTGTGA
- a CDS encoding MFS transporter, whose amino-acid sequence MATATAPLTTELPAHRDANVLRWLGAYTTSMVGDGIYFVALSWAAARSGSPGQAGLVLAVGAVPRAALMLGGGVVADRLGPRRVVIGSDAVRCAVLLAAALLLLVSSPGIWLLACLALVFGAVDALFLPSVGALPPRITAPGQLGRVQGMRGLAQRVATVVAAPLGGLAVALGGPSAAFAAGGALFVVSLVLLAAVRLRPLPADDATAHGDSAVRQLADGLRYIRGHRLLAPLTLVAAVMELGFAGPANIGLVLLADRRGWGATGMGWIIAGFGVGAGLAALLLAVRGRIPRAGAVQSVGVIAGSVALAGIGFAPSAAVATAAALCVGLCTGLGGALIAALTQTAADPAYLGRVTSVVTLFTMGFAPLCYPVVGAAIGTWGVEPVYAVCAALSATGGVIGLCSRTLRRAELPR is encoded by the coding sequence ATGGCCACCGCGACCGCACCCCTCACCACCGAGCTCCCCGCCCACCGCGACGCCAACGTCCTGCGCTGGCTCGGCGCCTACACCACGTCCATGGTCGGCGACGGCATCTACTTCGTCGCGCTGTCCTGGGCCGCGGCCCGCAGTGGCAGCCCCGGCCAGGCGGGCCTCGTCCTCGCCGTCGGCGCCGTCCCCCGCGCCGCCCTCATGCTCGGCGGGGGAGTCGTCGCCGACCGCCTCGGCCCCCGCCGCGTCGTGATCGGCAGCGACGCCGTCCGCTGCGCCGTGCTCCTCGCGGCCGCCCTGCTGCTCCTCGTCTCCTCACCCGGCATCTGGCTGCTCGCCTGCCTCGCCCTCGTCTTCGGCGCCGTCGACGCCCTCTTCCTGCCGAGCGTCGGCGCGCTGCCGCCCCGCATCACCGCGCCGGGCCAGCTGGGACGGGTCCAGGGCATGCGCGGCCTGGCCCAACGCGTCGCCACCGTCGTCGCGGCACCGCTGGGCGGCCTCGCCGTGGCGCTCGGCGGACCGTCGGCCGCGTTCGCCGCGGGCGGCGCGCTGTTCGTCGTCTCGCTGGTGCTCCTCGCGGCCGTACGCCTGCGCCCGCTGCCCGCCGACGACGCCACGGCGCACGGCGACTCGGCCGTGCGGCAGCTCGCCGACGGACTGCGGTACATCCGCGGACACCGGCTCCTCGCCCCGCTGACACTCGTCGCGGCGGTGATGGAACTCGGCTTCGCGGGACCCGCCAACATCGGCCTGGTGCTCCTCGCCGACCGGCGCGGCTGGGGCGCCACGGGGATGGGCTGGATCATCGCGGGATTCGGCGTCGGCGCGGGGCTCGCCGCCCTCCTGCTCGCCGTACGCGGACGGATACCCCGGGCCGGAGCGGTGCAGTCCGTGGGCGTCATCGCGGGATCGGTCGCCCTGGCGGGCATCGGCTTCGCACCCTCGGCCGCGGTGGCCACCGCGGCCGCGCTCTGCGTCGGACTGTGCACCGGGCTCGGCGGCGCCCTGATCGCGGCCCTGACGCAGACCGCCGCCGACCCCGCCTACCTGGGGCGCGTCACCTCCGTCGTCACCCTGTTCACCATGGGCTTCGCGCCGCTCTGCTATCCGGTCGTCGGCGCCGCGATCGGGACGTGGGGCGTCGAGCCGGTGTACGCCGTGTGCGCCGCGCTCAGCGCGACGGGCGGCGTCATCGGTCTCTGCTCACGCACCCTGCGCCGCGCCGAACTCCCGCGCTGA
- a CDS encoding ArsR/SmtB family transcription factor: protein MENRRRITDLGTLKAFGNPLRMKLYSTLRVGGPATASHLAAQVDEAVSLVSYHLRKLAEHGLIEEADAQSEDARERWWQAAQDTLSFRHEDFKDTPEGAATHAAVVRGLIAHRREQYETYLDQQAAWGAEWRKAADQSDFLARLNPAELTALNAEIHALVQTYTERGKAAEAAGDTEGRENVAVHLASFPFRI, encoded by the coding sequence ATGGAGAACCGTCGCCGGATCACGGATCTGGGCACCCTCAAGGCCTTCGGCAACCCCCTGCGCATGAAGCTGTACAGCACCCTGCGCGTGGGCGGCCCCGCGACCGCGTCGCACCTGGCCGCGCAGGTCGACGAGGCCGTCTCCCTCGTCAGCTACCACCTGCGCAAGCTCGCCGAGCACGGCCTCATCGAGGAGGCCGACGCACAGAGCGAGGACGCGCGGGAGCGGTGGTGGCAGGCCGCGCAGGACACGCTGAGCTTCCGCCACGAGGACTTCAAGGACACACCGGAAGGGGCGGCCACGCACGCGGCCGTCGTCCGCGGCCTGATCGCGCACCGCAGGGAGCAGTACGAGACGTACCTCGACCAGCAGGCGGCCTGGGGCGCCGAGTGGCGCAAGGCGGCCGACCAGTCGGACTTCCTCGCCCGCCTCAACCCCGCCGAACTCACGGCCCTGAACGCCGAGATCCACGCCCTCGTCCAGACGTACACGGAACGCGGCAAGGCCGCCGAAGCGGCCGGGGACACCGAGGGCCGCGAGAACGTCGCCGTACACCTGGCCAGCTTCCCGTTCCGGATCTGA
- the hisF gene encoding imidazole glycerol phosphate synthase subunit HisF has product MTLSVRVIPCLDVDNGRVVKGVNFQNLRDAGDPVEMAKVYDAEGADELTFLDITASSGNRETTYDVVRRTAEQVFIPLTVGGGVRTAEDVDKLLRAGADKVGVNTAAIARPELIREIAERFGRQVLVLSVDARRTPSGSFEVTTHGGRESAGIDAVEWAHRAAELGAGEILLNSMDADGTKDGYDIEMISAVRKHVTVPVIASGGAGRLEHFPPAVAAGADAVLAASVFHFGDLRIGEVKETLRGAGHPVR; this is encoded by the coding sequence ATGACTCTCTCCGTACGCGTGATCCCCTGCCTGGACGTGGACAACGGCCGCGTCGTCAAGGGCGTCAACTTCCAGAACCTGCGCGACGCGGGCGACCCCGTCGAGATGGCCAAGGTGTACGACGCCGAGGGCGCCGACGAGCTCACCTTCCTGGACATCACCGCGTCGTCCGGCAACCGCGAGACGACGTACGACGTGGTCCGCCGCACCGCCGAGCAGGTCTTCATCCCGCTCACGGTGGGCGGCGGCGTACGCACCGCCGAGGACGTCGACAAGCTGCTGCGCGCGGGCGCGGACAAGGTCGGCGTCAACACGGCGGCGATCGCGCGCCCCGAGCTGATCCGCGAGATCGCGGAGCGGTTCGGCCGCCAGGTGCTCGTCCTCTCCGTGGACGCGCGACGGACTCCGTCCGGCTCCTTCGAGGTCACCACCCACGGCGGCCGCGAGTCCGCCGGGATCGACGCGGTCGAGTGGGCGCACCGGGCCGCGGAGCTCGGCGCGGGGGAGATCCTGCTCAACTCGATGGACGCGGACGGCACGAAGGACGGCTACGACATCGAGATGATCTCGGCCGTACGCAAGCACGTGACCGTTCCTGTGATCGCCTCCGGTGGCGCGGGCCGCCTGGAGCACTTCCCGCCCGCGGTCGCGGCGGGCGCGGACGCGGTGCTCGCGGCGTCGGTCTTCCACTTCGGCGATCTGCGGATCGGCGAGGTCAAGGAGACCCTGCGAGGGGCGGGACACCCGGTCCGCTAG
- a CDS encoding RidA family protein — MRDAIRRVSSGGPWEDAIGYSRAVELPNGLVMVSGCTSVVNGVIDAGTPYEQTVNAFRAAFDALRKLGLGREHVVRTRMYLTHARDVEEVGRAHKELFDDVRPAASMLIVSGFVDPSLVVEVEVEAYGPRAALGGAE, encoded by the coding sequence ATGAGGGACGCCATTCGCAGGGTGAGCTCGGGCGGTCCGTGGGAGGACGCCATCGGCTACTCCCGCGCCGTCGAGCTGCCCAACGGCCTCGTCATGGTGTCCGGCTGCACCTCCGTGGTGAACGGCGTCATCGACGCGGGCACCCCGTACGAGCAGACGGTCAACGCCTTCCGGGCCGCGTTCGACGCGCTGAGGAAGCTGGGCCTCGGCCGCGAGCACGTCGTCCGCACCCGCATGTACCTCACGCACGCGCGGGACGTGGAGGAGGTGGGCCGCGCCCACAAGGAGCTCTTCGACGACGTGCGCCCCGCGGCGTCGATGCTGATCGTCTCCGGCTTCGTCGACCCCAGCCTGGTCGTCGAGGTCGAGGTGGAGGCGTACGGTCCGCGTGCCGCGCTGGGAGGTGCGGAATGA
- the priA gene encoding bifunctional 1-(5-phosphoribosyl)-5-((5-phosphoribosylamino)methylideneamino)imidazole-4-carboxamide isomerase/phosphoribosylanthranilate isomerase PriA → MSTLELLPAVDVRDGQAVRLVHGESGSETSYGSPLEAALAWQRSGAEWLHLVDLDAAFGTGDNRALIAEVAGAMDIKVELSGGIRDDDTLAAALATGCTRVNLGTAALETPEWVAKVIAEYGDKIAVGLDVRGTTLRGRGWTRDGGDLYETLERLNAEGCARYVVTDIAKDGTLQGPNLELLKNVCAATDRPVVASGGVSSLDDLRAIAELVPQGVEGSIVGKALYAKAFTLEEALAAVASS, encoded by the coding sequence GTGAGCACCCTCGAACTCCTTCCCGCCGTCGACGTCCGCGACGGCCAGGCCGTACGCCTCGTCCACGGCGAGTCCGGCTCGGAGACCTCCTACGGCTCCCCGCTGGAGGCCGCCCTCGCCTGGCAGCGGTCGGGCGCCGAGTGGCTGCACCTGGTCGACCTGGACGCCGCGTTCGGCACCGGCGACAACCGCGCCCTGATCGCCGAGGTCGCGGGCGCCATGGACATCAAGGTGGAACTCTCCGGCGGCATCCGCGACGACGACACGCTCGCCGCCGCCCTCGCCACCGGCTGCACCCGCGTCAACCTGGGCACGGCCGCCCTGGAGACCCCGGAGTGGGTCGCCAAGGTCATCGCCGAGTACGGCGACAAGATCGCGGTCGGCCTCGACGTACGCGGCACGACGCTGCGCGGCCGCGGCTGGACCCGCGACGGCGGCGACCTGTACGAGACCCTGGAGCGCCTGAACGCCGAGGGCTGCGCGCGCTACGTGGTCACGGACATCGCCAAGGACGGCACGCTGCAGGGCCCCAACCTGGAGCTCCTGAAGAACGTCTGCGCGGCGACGGACCGTCCTGTGGTGGCCTCCGGCGGGGTGAGCAGCCTCGACGACCTGCGCGCCATCGCCGAGCTCGTCCCGCAGGGCGTCGAGGGCTCGATCGTCGGCAAGGCGCTGTACGCGAAGGCGTTCACTCTCGAAGAGGCGCTCGCCGCGGTGGCGTCGTCATGA
- the hisH gene encoding imidazole glycerol phosphate synthase subunit HisH — protein MSTPKKVVVFDYGFGNVRSAERALARAGADVEITRDYDRAMNADGLLVPGVGAFAACMQGLKEARGDWIVGRRLSGGRPVMGICVGMQILFARGIEHGVETEGLDEWPGTVEPLKAEIVPHMGWNTVQASAGSPLFKDLDDEARFYFVHSYAVHDWSLEVVNPAMRAPYVHWSTHGEPFVAAVENGALSATQFHPEKSGDAGAQLLTNWIGTL, from the coding sequence ATGAGCACTCCCAAGAAGGTCGTCGTCTTCGACTACGGCTTCGGCAACGTGCGCTCCGCCGAGCGCGCCCTCGCGCGCGCGGGCGCCGACGTCGAGATCACCCGTGACTACGACAGGGCGATGAACGCCGACGGCCTGCTCGTGCCGGGCGTCGGCGCCTTCGCCGCCTGCATGCAGGGGCTCAAGGAGGCGCGCGGCGACTGGATCGTGGGCCGCCGCCTGTCCGGCGGGCGCCCCGTGATGGGCATCTGCGTCGGCATGCAGATCCTCTTCGCGCGCGGCATCGAGCACGGCGTGGAGACCGAGGGGCTCGACGAGTGGCCCGGCACGGTCGAGCCGCTGAAGGCCGAGATCGTGCCGCACATGGGCTGGAACACGGTCCAGGCCTCGGCGGGATCCCCGCTCTTCAAGGACCTGGACGACGAAGCGCGCTTCTACTTCGTGCACTCCTACGCGGTCCACGACTGGTCCCTGGAGGTCGTGAACCCGGCGATGCGCGCCCCCTATGTGCACTGGTCCACGCACGGCGAGCCCTTCGTGGCGGCCGTCGAGAACGGCGCCCTGAGCGCCACCCAGTTCCACCCCGAGAAGTCCGGCGACGCCGGCGCCCAGCTCCTCACCAACTGGATCGGAACCCTGTGA
- the hisB gene encoding imidazoleglycerol-phosphate dehydratase HisB, with protein MTREGRVGRIERTTKETSVVVEIDLDGTGKVDVSTGVGFYDHMLDQLGRHGLFDLTVKTDGDLHIDSHHTIEDTALALGAAFKQALGDKVGIYRFGNCTVPLDESLAQVTVDLSGRPYLVHTEPENMAPMIGAYDTTMTRHILESFVAQAQIALHVHVPYGRNAHHIVECQFKALARALRYASERDPRAEGILPSTKGAL; from the coding sequence ATGACTCGCGAAGGCCGTGTCGGAAGAATCGAGCGGACCACCAAGGAGACCTCCGTCGTCGTCGAGATCGACCTCGACGGCACCGGCAAGGTCGACGTGTCGACCGGGGTCGGCTTCTACGACCACATGCTCGACCAGCTCGGCCGCCACGGCCTCTTCGACCTGACGGTCAAGACCGACGGCGACCTGCACATCGACTCGCACCACACCATCGAGGACACCGCGCTCGCCCTCGGTGCCGCCTTCAAGCAGGCGCTCGGCGACAAGGTCGGCATCTACCGCTTCGGCAACTGCACCGTCCCGCTGGACGAGTCGCTCGCCCAGGTGACCGTCGACCTGTCAGGCCGCCCGTACCTCGTGCACACCGAGCCCGAGAACATGGCGCCCATGATCGGTGCCTACGACACGACGATGACCCGGCACATCCTGGAGTCCTTCGTCGCGCAGGCCCAGATCGCGCTGCACGTCCACGTGCCGTACGGGCGCAACGCCCACCACATCGTGGAGTGCCAGTTCAAGGCCCTGGCCCGCGCCCTGCGGTACGCCTCCGAGCGCGACCCGCGCGCCGAAGGCATCCTTCCCTCCACGAAGGGCGCGCTGTAA
- a CDS encoding histidinol-phosphate transaminase translates to MSDVRIDDLPVRDELRGKSPYGAPQLDVPVRLNTNENPYPLPEALVERIAERVREAARDLNRYPDRDAVELRTELARYLTRTGGHEVTRAHVWAANGSNEVIQQLLQTFGGPGRTAIGFEPSYSMHGLIARGTGTGWLSGPRHDDFTIDVDAATKAIAEHRPDVVFITTPNNPTGNAVPADAVLALYEAAQAAKPSLVVIDEAYVEFSHGDSLLPLIEGRPNLVVSRTMSKAFGAAGLRLGYLAADPAVVDAVQLVRLPYHLSAVTQATALAALEHTDTLLKYVEQLKGERDRIVTELRATGYEVTDSDANFVQFGRFTDSHEVWRQILDRGVLVRDNGVPGWLRVSTGTPDENDAFLDAVRELKKEQSA, encoded by the coding sequence GTGAGCGACGTACGTATCGACGACCTGCCCGTGCGCGACGAGCTGCGCGGCAAGTCCCCCTACGGCGCACCCCAGCTCGACGTGCCCGTACGCCTGAACACCAACGAGAACCCCTACCCGCTGCCCGAAGCGCTCGTCGAACGCATCGCCGAGCGGGTGCGCGAGGCCGCCCGCGACCTCAACCGCTACCCCGACCGGGACGCCGTCGAGCTGCGCACCGAACTCGCCCGCTACCTCACCCGCACCGGCGGGCACGAGGTGACGCGCGCCCACGTGTGGGCGGCCAACGGGTCGAATGAAGTCATCCAGCAGCTCCTTCAGACCTTCGGCGGACCCGGCCGCACGGCCATCGGCTTCGAGCCGTCGTACTCGATGCACGGCCTCATCGCCCGCGGCACCGGCACCGGCTGGCTCTCCGGCCCGCGCCACGACGACTTCACCATCGACGTCGACGCGGCCACGAAGGCCATCGCCGAGCACCGCCCCGACGTCGTCTTCATCACCACGCCCAACAACCCCACGGGCAACGCGGTCCCGGCCGACGCCGTCCTCGCCCTGTACGAGGCGGCGCAGGCCGCGAAGCCGTCCCTCGTCGTCATCGACGAGGCGTACGTGGAGTTCAGCCACGGCGACTCGCTGCTCCCGCTGATCGAGGGGCGCCCGAACCTCGTCGTCTCCCGCACCATGTCGAAGGCGTTCGGCGCGGCCGGGCTGCGCCTCGGCTACCTCGCCGCCGACCCGGCGGTCGTCGACGCGGTGCAGCTCGTACGCCTGCCGTACCACCTGTCGGCCGTCACCCAGGCCACGGCGCTCGCCGCCCTGGAGCACACCGACACGCTCCTGAAGTACGTCGAGCAACTCAAGGGCGAGCGCGACCGCATCGTCACCGAACTGCGCGCGACGGGGTACGAAGTGACCGACTCCGACGCCAACTTCGTGCAGTTCGGGCGGTTCACCGACTCCCATGAGGTGTGGCGGCAGATCCTCGACCGGGGCGTCCTGGTGCGGGACAACGGCGTGCCGGGATGGCTGCGCGTGTCCACCGGGACCCCCGACGAAAACGACGCGTTCCTCGATGCGGTACGCGAACTCAAGAAGGAGCAGAGCGCATGA